One window of Mycoplasma parvum str. Indiana genomic DNA carries:
- a CDS encoding large ribosomal subunit protein bL28 yields the protein MGNRLDRVTGRCSKTGNNRSKAMNATKRAWNLNIQNFQLIDAKTGKKFKVRTSVKTVRTWRKNGKIK from the coding sequence ATGGGAAATAGATTAGATAGAGTTACCGGTAGATGTTCAAAAACCGGTAATAATAGATCTAAAGCTATGAATGCAACTAAAAGAGCTTGAAATTTAAATATTCAAAATTTTCAATTAATTGATGCTAAAACAGGTAAAAAGTTTAAAGTTCGAACTTCTGTTAAAACTGTTCGAACTTGAAGAAAAAATGGAAAAATTAAATAG
- a CDS encoding tRNA (adenine(22)-N(1))-methyltransferase TrmK, producing MRIQKITECLLPELSHFNNSLLIDIGADLGLLGLNLLSKKLVNNVWNIELSKKALESSKELYTKKELENCSEFIYSNGFINLSKKINLKTFSSSNLLIIVLAGLGSTTILKILENYPKEWVKIKNVLILILPHTHPLKIFDWFKQNEWKLRKEKYFRYNKKIYPILLFSKGLNKLESFEILAENSKSDLYWEYWDNYYEWRAKFKKNKEDKSIKQWMEWYSKVRLNKKI from the coding sequence ATAAGGATACAAAAAATAACAGAATGTTTACTTCCTGAACTATCCCATTTTAATAATTCTCTTTTAATAGATATAGGGGCAGATTTAGGCCTTTTAGGCCTAAATTTACTCTCTAAAAAATTAGTCAATAATGTTTGGAATATTGAATTAAGTAAAAAAGCTTTGGAAAGTTCTAAAGAGTTATATACTAAGAAAGAATTAGAAAATTGCTCTGAGTTTATTTATTCTAATGGTTTTATTAATTTATCTAAAAAAATTAATTTAAAAACTTTTTCTTCTTCTAATTTATTAATAATTGTTTTAGCTGGGCTGGGCTCAACGACAATTCTTAAAATTTTGGAAAATTATCCTAAAGAATGGGTAAAAATAAAAAATGTTTTAATTCTAATTCTTCCACATACTCATCCTTTAAAAATATTTGATTGATTCAAACAAAATGAATGAAAGCTGAGAAAAGAAAAATATTTTCGATACAATAAAAAAATTTATCCAATCTTATTATTTTCTAAAGGTTTAAATAAACTTGAAAGTTTTGAGATATTAGCAGAAAATTCTAAAAGTGATTTATATTGAGAATATTGAGATAATTATTATGAATGGAGAGCTAAATTTAAAAAAAATAAGGAAGACAAAAGTATTAAACAATGAATGGAATGATATTCTAAAGTTAGGTTGAATAAAAAAATTTAA
- the rpsD gene encoding 30S ribosomal protein S4, with product MSRYLGPLYKKSRQHGFSFYEDGREFAKGKQREYGPGQHGPTKFKKLSLHGEQLREKQKLAILYGLREKQMRRFFRMAKKMQGSLALNFLILLESKLDNLVFRSGMANTRRAARQLIVHGHIRLNGKKVDIPSYIVPVSSIIEVAEKSRNIPVVNFFPNFTPLPFIQLENKYKAVYLRHPERAEINLELNEVFATEWYKQYT from the coding sequence ATGTCTAGATATTTAGGGCCTCTTTATAAAAAATCGAGACAACATGGTTTTTCTTTTTATGAAGATGGAAGAGAATTTGCTAAAGGAAAGCAAAGGGAATATGGCCCCGGACAACATGGTCCAACTAAATTTAAAAAATTAAGTTTACATGGTGAACAATTAAGAGAGAAGCAAAAACTTGCTATTTTATATGGTTTACGTGAAAAACAAATGAGAAGATTTTTCAGAATGGCAAAAAAGATGCAAGGTTCTTTAGCTCTTAATTTTCTTATTCTGCTGGAAAGTAAATTAGATAATTTAGTTTTTCGTTCTGGAATGGCTAATACAAGGAGAGCTGCTAGACAATTAATAGTGCATGGCCATATTAGATTAAATGGAAAAAAAGTCGATATTCCTTCTTATATAGTCCCAGTTTCTTCGATTATTGAGGTTGCTGAAAAAAGTAGAAATATACCTGTGGTTAATTTTTTTCCAAATTTTACCCCTCTACCTTTTATTCAACTTGAAAATAAATATAAAGCTGTTTATTTAAGACATCCAGAAAGGGCTGAAATTAATTTGGAGTTAAATGAAGTATTTGCTACTGAGTGATATAAACAATATACTTAA
- a CDS encoding PolC-type DNA polymerase III gives MEEQFKSFFVNTLNLFTEEEFEALTKKAELNQTLSDQWLDIYIEYFEEPLFSELIKFFNFSSSVCFIHLKLNFLYDTSSLYRLITEWFKYFSFKADEKEEFSLKEKNIIFEFPQLIFKTENEKQEKYLSIHSNYLQEFLEYLFGYHQMWISVTKVDNIPITPILNPNSDEFSEVRFFHKREKGETNKGNYKLYFLEEIENYSYKKRKAFKVGFTDSKNHYFLILGRFIEEQEKLNILRMLKVGEWFEIEFKLDVEHLSKTKTLSNYDGWLLNCEEGIAPKEIQYIDLSSKKAFPLNVYTKYSSFDGLFTTEEWAKLSAESGYKVLALTDFNNVHSFPESEKSFKKYKLKPLYGAEFEVISDRLKILDNFEVWKAENEIIYSIFDIETTGLNPLFDEIIEIYILKYSFGTVIENYHSYIKCNTKLSKEIIELTHITEEQLNSLGRDKKEVLKEVSDFVAGTILMAHNGIEFDLPFLNSELRKSDLEILNNPILDTLKLCKALEDEKKSKSYSLSAISKKMSLNIIEQKLHSSEYDTKCLAKLWRIWEKQLSELFLDPYTYEGLSNLNTFFDRKKLLRNYFGNNVIIFAKNQKGLENLYELVSVAHTENFVDRPRLYWEAIESRREELIILSSPTSSSIINAILNNNFELFKEEGIKFDYLSLPPPSNFWHEINRGFFTLEKIEILLKTFYEWANNCKFKVIANYCLKYQDYREIEQYKVLVHAKNIGGKRHYLFSSKHSNDVLPDYSWRTTERFISEYAFLPLSEEEKEGLFFSNREELADRVDEGIIINKTTLSLPKIEGALENIKSYIAKKIEEKYGKKTNSFLQTTLDKELKGLVDNGYESVYWCAHLLVKKSKKEGYLVGSRGSVGSSFLAHILEISEVNPLPPHYFCSQCSFFKLCANFIESGFDLEPRVCPECSTDLLTDGQNIPFETFLGLERKKVPDIDLNFSGQYQQKAHTFLRELFGKDHTFRAGTISAVAEKTSFALSRNYLQDNQITFNKGYLHWLAYKLIDIKRTTGQHPGGIIVIPKGDSIHKYTPVNFPANDIESEWLTTHFDKDTFKDSLFKFDILGQDDPTILALLSRFTGVNLERISYRDKKILKMFSDISVLDIPQEKLDILGEIVGTIGLPEFGTEKTREIVKACRNRINNFSDLIRISGISHGKNVWKNNIEKLISNKNLSLSEVITCRDDIMNYLLKKKISIQDAFRVTESVRKGYGIPKEDLPLLRSVGVPEWYIECANKITYIFPKAHATAYVLMCWKIAFFKLYYPVEFYAAYLTITNRHFDIETIITNDLLYIKKKFQEGKLLIKGKKSGENIEKTKYLVIIYEVVMEMLSRGITFKMVDLNESYASIFKPDAKNRTILLPFSSISRLGNITANQIEAERKRGGIFKNREDLEQRVKLNSPILKLFEQLKIIEEKIKV, from the coding sequence ATGGAAGAACAGTTTAAAAGCTTTTTTGTCAATACTTTAAATCTTTTTACTGAAGAAGAATTTGAAGCTTTAACAAAAAAAGCTGAATTAAATCAAACTCTTTCTGATCAATGATTAGATATTTATATTGAATATTTTGAAGAGCCTTTATTTTCAGAATTAATTAAATTTTTTAATTTTTCCTCATCAGTTTGTTTTATACATCTGAAATTAAATTTTCTTTACGATACATCATCCTTATATAGATTAATTACAGAATGATTTAAATATTTTTCTTTCAAAGCTGATGAAAAAGAAGAATTCTCTTTAAAAGAGAAAAATATAATTTTTGAATTTCCTCAATTGATTTTTAAAACTGAGAATGAAAAGCAAGAAAAATATTTGTCAATTCATAGTAATTATTTACAAGAATTTTTGGAATATTTATTTGGTTATCACCAAATGTGAATTTCTGTAACTAAAGTAGATAATATTCCTATAACTCCGATTTTGAATCCAAATTCTGATGAATTTAGTGAAGTTAGATTTTTTCATAAAAGAGAAAAGGGTGAAACAAATAAAGGAAATTACAAGTTATATTTTTTAGAAGAAATTGAGAATTATTCATATAAAAAGAGAAAGGCCTTTAAAGTAGGATTTACAGATTCAAAAAATCACTATTTCTTAATTTTAGGAAGATTCATAGAAGAACAGGAAAAATTAAATATTTTGAGAATGTTGAAAGTTGGAGAATGATTTGAAATTGAATTTAAGTTGGATGTGGAGCATCTTTCCAAGACAAAAACACTCTCTAATTATGACGGTTGACTGTTAAATTGTGAAGAAGGAATAGCTCCAAAGGAAATTCAATATATCGATTTATCATCAAAAAAAGCCTTCCCTTTGAATGTTTACACTAAATATTCAAGCTTTGATGGTTTATTTACTACCGAAGAGTGAGCAAAATTGTCTGCTGAATCTGGTTACAAAGTATTAGCATTGACGGATTTTAATAATGTTCATTCTTTCCCAGAATCTGAAAAAAGCTTTAAAAAATATAAATTAAAGCCTCTTTATGGGGCCGAATTTGAAGTTATTTCAGATAGATTGAAAATTCTTGATAATTTTGAAGTTTGAAAAGCTGAAAATGAAATAATTTATTCAATTTTCGATATTGAAACTACTGGATTAAATCCTTTATTTGATGAAATAATAGAAATTTATATCTTGAAATATAGCTTCGGAACTGTAATTGAGAATTATCACAGCTATATTAAATGCAATACTAAATTGAGTAAAGAAATTATTGAGCTGACACATATAACAGAAGAGCAATTAAATAGCTTAGGGAGAGATAAAAAGGAAGTGTTAAAAGAAGTTAGTGACTTTGTTGCTGGAACTATTTTAATGGCCCACAATGGAATAGAATTCGATCTTCCATTTTTAAATTCTGAGCTTAGAAAGTCTGATCTAGAAATTCTAAATAATCCTATTTTAGATACTCTAAAGTTATGTAAAGCTCTTGAAGATGAAAAAAAATCTAAATCTTATTCATTATCAGCAATATCTAAAAAAATGTCCTTGAATATTATAGAACAAAAATTACACTCTTCGGAATATGACACTAAATGTTTAGCTAAATTATGGAGAATTTGGGAGAAACAACTTTCAGAGCTTTTTCTAGACCCTTATACATATGAGGGGTTAAGTAATTTAAATACTTTTTTCGATCGAAAAAAATTATTACGAAATTATTTTGGCAATAATGTCATTATTTTTGCAAAAAATCAAAAAGGACTTGAAAATTTATATGAATTAGTTTCTGTAGCTCATACTGAGAATTTTGTTGATAGGCCAAGATTGTATTGAGAGGCGATAGAATCGAGAAGAGAAGAATTAATTATTCTTTCTTCCCCTACTAGCAGCTCTATTATAAATGCAATTTTGAATAATAATTTTGAGTTATTTAAAGAAGAAGGGATAAAATTTGATTATTTAAGTTTACCTCCACCCTCCAATTTCTGGCATGAAATTAATAGAGGCTTTTTTACATTAGAAAAAATTGAAATTCTTTTAAAAACATTCTATGAATGGGCAAATAATTGTAAGTTTAAAGTAATTGCAAATTATTGCTTGAAATATCAGGATTATAGGGAAATTGAACAATATAAAGTGTTAGTTCATGCTAAAAATATAGGAGGAAAAAGACATTATTTGTTCTCTAGCAAACATAGCAATGATGTTTTGCCTGATTATTCTTGGAGAACTACTGAAAGATTCATTTCAGAATATGCTTTCTTACCTCTTTCTGAGGAAGAAAAGGAAGGTTTGTTCTTCAGCAATAGAGAAGAATTAGCTGATAGAGTGGATGAAGGAATTATTATCAATAAAACAACATTATCTCTTCCAAAAATAGAAGGAGCATTAGAAAACATTAAAAGTTATATTGCCAAGAAAATAGAAGAAAAATATGGAAAAAAAACTAATAGCTTTTTACAAACAACATTAGACAAAGAATTAAAAGGTTTAGTTGATAATGGATATGAATCTGTATATTGATGCGCTCACCTTCTTGTTAAGAAATCTAAAAAAGAAGGATATTTAGTTGGATCGAGAGGCTCTGTTGGGTCCTCCTTTTTGGCTCATATATTGGAAATAAGTGAGGTAAATCCATTACCCCCTCATTATTTTTGTAGTCAATGCTCTTTCTTTAAATTGTGTGCTAATTTCATAGAATCTGGTTTTGATTTAGAGCCTAGAGTCTGCCCTGAATGTTCTACTGATTTATTGACTGATGGTCAAAATATTCCTTTCGAAACTTTCTTGGGATTAGAAAGAAAAAAAGTGCCAGATATTGACTTAAATTTTTCTGGACAATATCAACAAAAAGCACATACTTTTTTAAGAGAGCTTTTCGGAAAAGATCATACTTTCAGAGCAGGAACTATTTCTGCTGTTGCAGAAAAAACTTCTTTTGCTCTTTCTAGAAATTATTTACAAGATAATCAAATTACCTTTAATAAAGGATATTTACACTGATTGGCTTATAAATTAATTGATATAAAAAGAACTACTGGACAACATCCCGGAGGAATAATTGTTATTCCCAAGGGAGATTCTATTCATAAATATACTCCTGTTAATTTTCCAGCAAATGATATAGAAAGTGAGTGATTAACTACTCATTTTGATAAAGATACTTTTAAAGATTCTTTATTCAAATTTGATATTCTAGGTCAAGATGATCCAACAATTTTAGCCCTTTTATCAAGATTTACAGGAGTTAATTTAGAGAGAATAAGTTATAGAGATAAAAAAATATTAAAGATGTTTAGCGATATTAGTGTATTAGATATCCCACAGGAAAAATTAGATATTTTAGGGGAAATTGTTGGAACTATAGGGCTTCCTGAATTTGGAACTGAAAAAACTAGAGAAATTGTTAAAGCTTGTAGAAATAGAATTAATAATTTCTCGGATTTAATTAGAATTTCAGGAATTAGTCATGGAAAAAATGTATGAAAGAATAATATAGAAAAATTAATTTCAAATAAAAATTTATCTTTAAGCGAAGTTATAACTTGTAGAGATGATATTATGAATTATTTATTAAAGAAAAAAATAAGCATTCAAGATGCTTTTAGAGTAACAGAAAGTGTAAGAAAAGGTTATGGAATTCCTAAAGAGGATTTACCTCTTTTAAGATCAGTTGGAGTTCCTGAATGATATATTGAGTGTGCCAATAAAATTACTTATATTTTTCCTAAAGCTCACGCAACCGCTTATGTTTTGATGTGTTGAAAAATAGCATTTTTCAAGCTATATTATCCTGTAGAGTTTTATGCTGCTTATTTAACTATTACTAATAGACATTTTGATATTGAAACTATTATTACTAATGATTTACTATATATAAAAAAAAAATTTCAAGAAGGAAAGTTATTAATTAAGGGTAAAAAAAGTGGAGAAAATATAGAAAAAACTAAATATTTAGTAATTATTTATGAAGTAGTTATGGAAATGCTTTCTAGAGGAATTACTTTTAAAATGGTTGATTTAAATGAGTCTTATGCTTCTATATTTAAACCAGATGCAAAAAATAGGACTATTCTACTCCCTTTTTCTTCTATTTCTAGATTAGGTAATATAACTGCTAATCAAATAGAAGCGGAAAGAAAAAGAGGAGGAATATTTAAAAATAGAGAAGATTTAGAGCAACGAGTTAAATTAAATTCTCCTATATTAAAGTTATTTGAGCAATTGAAAATCATAGAAGAAAAAATTAAGGTTTAG
- a CDS encoding ATP-binding cassette domain-containing protein, with product MSQENPRRGEKVKAIEVNKLCFSYTKNKPFIKNLSISLDSEKYFCIVGHNGSGKSTFSKLLTSLLKPQSGTIHIFNKPITRINYQQIFSFLGVVFQNPDSQFITSSIEEELAFGLENKKVPPALMSKIVSELIEALNLEDLKNKSPAILSGGQKQKIAIASVLAFNPALFLFDESSSLLSPTEKQQIVKLMKQLVVDYKKTVISITHDMEELLQADEIIIFSKGKIVSHLKSVKELFKLPASFFKELSLTPPFSIQLGNSLLEEYSLNIPSFSSEEELIKNISKLINKN from the coding sequence ATTTCACAAGAAAATCCCCGAAGAGGGGAAAAAGTAAAAGCTATAGAGGTTAATAAACTTTGCTTTTCTTATACAAAAAATAAACCTTTTATAAAAAATTTATCTATCTCGCTTGATTCTGAAAAATATTTTTGTATAGTAGGGCATAATGGTTCTGGTAAATCAACTTTTTCAAAACTTTTGACAAGTTTATTAAAGCCTCAATCAGGAACTATTCATATTTTCAATAAGCCTATAACTAGAATAAATTATCAACAAATTTTCTCTTTTTTGGGAGTGGTTTTTCAAAATCCTGATAGTCAGTTCATTACTTCTTCAATTGAAGAAGAGTTAGCTTTTGGTCTTGAAAATAAAAAAGTTCCTCCAGCTTTAATGTCCAAAATAGTTTCTGAATTAATTGAAGCTTTAAATTTAGAAGATTTAAAAAATAAATCTCCAGCTATTCTTTCTGGAGGGCAAAAACAAAAAATTGCTATTGCCTCTGTTTTGGCTTTTAATCCAGCATTATTTTTATTTGATGAATCTAGTTCTTTACTCTCCCCAACAGAAAAACAACAAATTGTTAAATTAATGAAACAATTAGTTGTAGATTACAAGAAAACTGTAATTTCAATTACTCACGATATGGAAGAATTATTACAAGCTGATGAGATAATTATTTTTTCCAAAGGAAAAATTGTTTCTCATTTAAAAAGTGTTAAAGAATTATTTAAGCTACCAGCTTCTTTTTTTAAAGAATTATCTCTAACTCCCCCTTTTTCTATTCAATTAGGTAATTCTTTATTAGAGGAATATTCATTAAATATTCCTTCATTTTCCTCTGAAGAAGAATTAATTAAAAATATTTCAAAATTAATAAACAAAAATTAA
- a CDS encoding energy-coupling factor transporter transmembrane component T: protein MSFADLVRLDSQGANKLLGLNYAAKAHPLLKLIIFILSVFLVFSKLGIFLHFLLIGFTIIILFLSGCLKDLWRKLVVLFIGIYLFLFCINWIFNKNPGFWDNDYLTSTYSDFAIKFQNLFTQKPFSFFGRGNNQNSVQQEGIKVGWFAGGEVLKSCCETVSDCNCTCKSAGGKNNIVSANNIEELKQLCKCTAEQATTNCCKNNGGCIKNRLEGKNYKAFYVTSKEGDKKVVVFFPKWYTLTALQFILAFNMANKLTMIIALSRALSHTTDLTSFTFAVGELIRPLAALKIPVKEITLIISLAIRFIPSLLLEAIRITKAQSSRGIDFKNGRFVDKMTAFLSLFIPLFIISMIKSRELANAMTSRAYLPKENRTRFKNYSLTKPQLVMFGGIIFYIIMCYYFVFGSYYFSPFKWVDPILLLSL from the coding sequence ATGTCATTTGCCGATCTAGTTAGATTAGATAGTCAAGGAGCTAACAAGCTCCTTGGATTAAATTATGCAGCTAAAGCGCACCCTTTGCTTAAATTGATTATTTTTATTCTTTCTGTATTCCTAGTTTTTTCTAAATTGGGAATATTTTTACATTTTTTATTAATTGGCTTTACAATTATTATTCTTTTTTTATCTGGCTGCCTTAAAGATTTATGAAGAAAATTAGTTGTACTTTTTATAGGAATTTATTTATTTCTTTTTTGCATTAATTGAATATTTAATAAAAATCCAGGTTTTTGAGATAATGATTATTTAACAAGCACTTATTCAGATTTTGCTATAAAATTCCAGAATTTATTTACTCAAAAACCTTTTTCTTTTTTTGGTAGAGGAAATAACCAGAATAGCGTTCAACAAGAAGGAATTAAAGTTGGTTGATTTGCTGGAGGAGAAGTTTTAAAGAGTTGTTGTGAAACTGTGTCTGATTGCAATTGCACTTGCAAAAGTGCGGGAGGCAAAAATAATATTGTTTCTGCCAACAATATTGAAGAATTAAAGCAATTATGTAAGTGCACTGCAGAACAAGCAACTACAAATTGCTGCAAAAATAATGGTGGTTGTATTAAAAATAGATTGGAAGGAAAAAATTATAAAGCGTTTTACGTAACCAGTAAAGAAGGAGATAAAAAAGTTGTAGTATTTTTCCCTAAATGATATACATTAACTGCCTTACAATTTATTCTGGCTTTTAATATGGCAAATAAATTAACTATGATTATTGCTCTTTCAAGAGCATTAAGCCATACTACAGATTTGACTTCTTTTACTTTTGCTGTAGGAGAATTAATAAGACCTTTAGCGGCATTAAAAATTCCTGTGAAGGAAATTACTCTTATTATTTCTTTAGCTATAAGATTCATTCCTTCTCTTCTTTTAGAAGCAATTAGAATAACCAAAGCTCAATCTAGTCGAGGAATTGATTTTAAAAATGGAAGATTTGTGGATAAAATGACAGCTTTTCTTTCATTATTTATACCTTTATTCATTATTTCGATGATTAAATCTAGAGAGTTGGCTAATGCAATGACTTCGAGAGCCTATTTACCTAAAGAAAATAGAACTAGATTTAAAAACTATTCCTTAACTAAACCTCAATTAGTTATGTTTGGAGGAATAATATTCTATATTATTATGTGTTATTACTTTGTTTTTGGTTCTTATTATTTCTCTCCTTTTAAATGAGTAGATCCTATTCTCTTACTTTCTCTCTAA
- a CDS encoding energy-coupling factor ABC transporter ATP-binding protein, whose amino-acid sequence MSCQIRKGEVYGVVGPSGAGKSVFCEHLNCLQKSDTANIYYACDERVLFFQNKLKNYKAIRREVGMVFQLPDYQLFRETVLQDIIFGPKILFNLPISEMPKWEEKAKKILNELSFPLELIHSSPFKLSGGQKRKVTLAGILILEPKVIVFDEPILGLDPQSVNQVIDVVKQLNKKGVTIVIASNNMDFILETTDKILFLEDGKLKQNDYTFSFFRNCPSSLIKPKVIQFIENLIRENKVFEELWDYRPKNISELSHSIANVICRSS is encoded by the coding sequence TTGTCTTGTCAAATTCGTAAAGGTGAAGTTTACGGAGTAGTAGGCCCCTCAGGGGCCGGTAAAAGTGTTTTTTGCGAACATTTAAATTGTTTACAAAAATCTGATACAGCTAATATCTATTATGCTTGCGACGAGAGAGTATTATTTTTCCAAAATAAATTAAAGAATTATAAAGCTATAAGGAGGGAAGTTGGAATGGTTTTCCAACTTCCCGATTATCAGCTTTTTAGAGAGACTGTTTTGCAAGATATCATTTTTGGACCCAAAATTCTCTTCAATTTGCCCATTTCGGAAATGCCTAAATGAGAGGAAAAGGCAAAAAAAATACTTAACGAATTATCTTTTCCTCTTGAATTAATTCATTCTTCACCTTTTAAATTATCTGGAGGTCAAAAAAGAAAAGTCACATTAGCTGGAATCTTAATATTAGAGCCAAAAGTAATTGTTTTTGATGAACCGATTTTAGGACTAGATCCTCAATCTGTTAATCAAGTTATAGATGTAGTAAAACAATTAAATAAAAAAGGAGTAACTATTGTTATTGCATCAAATAATATGGACTTTATTCTTGAAACTACAGATAAGATCCTATTTTTAGAAGATGGAAAATTAAAGCAAAATGATTACACTTTTTCTTTTTTTAGAAATTGCCCATCTTCCTTAATCAAGCCCAAAGTTATTCAATTTATTGAGAATTTAATTAGAGAAAATAAAGTTTTTGAGGAATTGTGAGATTATAGACCTAAAAATATTTCTGAATTATCTCATTCAATAGCCAATGTCATTTGCCGATCTAGTTAG